In Exiguobacterium acetylicum, the genomic stretch GATACATAGACGTATTGCTCGTTCCATTTCAGACGTGTGAACGTGTCGAAAGTGCCGTATGTATCGATTCGCTGATAGGCGGGAAGTGTCGTCACGACGGTAGGATCAAATGGTGAAGCAACTAATGAGAGTGGACTTTTCGACATCAGCGTAGCTTGTTTTTGAAAGACAGGTGCTGTTTGCGTTAACGCGTTGGTTGCGACATACGCAGCGCCTTCTTGCCAACTGACACGGGTAAAGTCACCGTCCGTGCCGAGTGTCTTCAATGTCGTTCCTGCTGGTAGTTGTTGAATGACCGTTGCGGAATCAGCCGTTTGTAGCAACGCAGCATCCTCTTTCAAATAAGTCGTCCCGGTCGTCTCGGTGACTGTTTGTGTTTCTGCTGTCGGTTGAACAGGTGGCGATTCAGCAAAGGCGGGTGCGGGTAAAACCGAGCTCAACATTAACGTTGCGGCAAGTCCAGCAACATGAGCAGTCCATTTTTTCATCAAGAGGTTCACTCCAATTCTTAAAATTTGTCATTATGAATAGTGTAGCATGTGCTTGTTTAAAAATTGATAAAAATCAAAAAAATAGGAGGTTGTCCATGAAAAAACGGTATGCATCGGCACACCGTTTGAAGTCATATGTTAGTTATCTTCTTCGTGATCCACTTGCCATTCCCAGTCGAGCATTCCGTAAATCAAGGAATCGCGCCAGTGGTCTTCGAGATAGACCGTCTCGCGGAGCTGTCCTTCCTTCGTCATGCCGACCTTTTGCAAGACACGTTCGGAAGCGACGTTCCGCGGGTCACACGTTGCCGTGATTCGGTGTAGTTCTAGTTTTTCGAAACCGAATTGGAGCAGGAAAGAAGCGATCGACGTCGCGTATCCGTTCCCCCATTCATCAGGCGAGAGGACGTATCCGATTTCGGCGATTTTATTCTCAACGTCTGTGATGACGAGTTCACCAGCACCGATGACGACGTCACTTGGAAACGTCACGGCAAAGACATAACGACGTCTTGGTGTCTCGAGTTCACTTTCAAGCGCATCGTGTAGGAATTGTTTCGTATCCGTTTCGGTATTCGGTCCCCATGACTGGAATTGACTGACGATGGGTTGTGAGGCATAGGCGTGAACCGCTTCTACATCTTCTGGTGTAAAACGACGAATCCGAAGTTGATCATTGATTTTATAACGCATGCAGCATCCTCCTCATTCAGATGAAGTCACTTTGATTCTATTTGACAGATGGGGAACAGATTCCTGTTTGACATGGGAAAAAGGGCGTGCTAGGGTGGTTGTATCGAATGGAATAGGGAGTATCCTCTAGGGTTCCGTACGGCTGGACCGAGGGAGGAACATGGACGTTTGTCCATGCAACGGAGGGATAAAAGCCCGGGAGTAAAGCGAATTGTCTCGCTTACTCCCGGGCTTTTTCATTTGAATTTACCTATCAGGAGGCAATTACTATGGCAAAGTATTGGATTGGCATCATCGTCGCAGCGTGTTTTGAAGTTGGCTGGGTCATCGGATTAAAACATGCGGCAACACCACTTGAGTGGGCTGCAACGATCGTCTGTATCATCGTTAGCTTTACCGTGCTCATTAAAGCGAGTAACCATTTACCAGTCGGAACGGTCTATGCTGTTTTCGTCGGTCTCGGAACAGCAGGAACGGTCGTGACGGATATCGTCTTGTTCGATCAAACCGCTTCCGTGATGAAATTAGCATTGATTGCTGTCTTACTCGTCGGCGTCATCGGTCTGAAATTAGTCAGTGGAGAGGAGAAATCAGCATGAGTTGGATTTATTTAATCATTGCCGGAATCTTTGAGATGTTTGGTGTCGTCTTGATCAATACGTTCAATCAAAATAAGAATGCGAAGAATTTACTGTTGATGGGAACAGGATTCGGACTCAGTTTCCTATTCTTAACGCTTGCGATGAATGGTTTACCGATGGGAACAGCGTATGCGGTATGGACGGGAATCGGAGCAGCGGGCGGTGCGATTCTCAGCATGGTGCTCTATAACGAATCAAAAGACTGGAAGCGACTGGTTTGTATCGGTCTCGTCTTAAGTGCGACGATTGGTCTGAAACTCGTCGGCGAATGATCGTTTACATGTCAAACAGATGACGTTTTAACGGAACGTATGTTTTTTGGCATATTTTAACGCAAAAGAGGAAATACTCCTTATAGAAGTCACGCATGACAAATCGTGTTAATAAGGGGAGAACATCCATGAAAACAAAACAATATATCGGAACGTTTTATTCAGAGGAAGAATTGATTTCAAAAATGGACGAACTGCACATTCAAGGACACCGGGAGGAAGACTTCTACGTCATCGTCAAGGAGAAGTCGAACATCGCACTCGTCCGTAGCCAAATGGACGCAGAAATCGCGACGACGAAACCGTCTTGGATTGATCGGATTCGTGGGAACAAAGGACGCGATCAAGAAGTCGATGATCTGTTCGGGTCACTTGATCTATCAGACAATGAAATCGAACAACGCAAAACGGAAGTCGAAGGTGGGGGCTTCGTTCTGTTACTTGAAGTCCAAGACATCCAGTTCGATCCACATTTAAATACAGACAATACGCATCCTGATGTAAAAGTCCGTTATGGTAGTGGCGAAGAGACACATACGTCATCAGATGCGAACTCCAATGCACAGCTCGGCTCCGGTAATCCGCTTGATGTTGATAAAGATTCGAAGGAAGAGCATGCAGAGATTGATTTGCACCGTGCCGGTACGGATAAGATGCCGCAAGACGAGCGGGCAATCGATCATTCAAAAAAACTCGACGGGAACCGGGAACCGGACATCGCGATGCGTCGGGATGACGATTTCCGCCGGCCGGAAACAGAACGCGAGGAAAAAGAACATGATGCAACGCAAGACGGCGAAGAACATCGTCAATCGAAACATCAATCGGATGACATCGCCAAGCAAGACCATGGAAATAATTTAGACCGCTAAAATAATAGATTAGAATCACGCATCAAGGTCATCATCAAAGAAGGTACCTTCCGGATCAATTCCGAAAGGTACCTTCTTTTTGTATGGAGATTAAACGAGAATCGTCTCGTCTTATTTATGATCCGGATTTGATCCTGTACGCACGTTGGCGTTCAATTGATCGATGGCTTGCATATCAGCGTCTGACAAGCTGAAGTCGAAGACATCAAGATTTTCGCGAATGCGGCTTGGCGTGACAGATTTGGGAATCGCGACGATATCGTGTTGCAAGTGCCAACGGAGGACGACTTGAGCTGGCGTTTTCTGATGACGATCGGCGATATCGACGATGACCGGATGCGTTAACGCGTCGCGTCCTTTCATCAACGGACTCCAAGCTTCAACGACAATACCGTGCTTGCGGCAAAAGTCTCGGATCGCTTCTTGGCTAAGGAACGGATGGAGTTCAATCTGATTGACGGCAGGAACGATTGATCCTTCGGCTAAAATTCGTTCCAAGTGCGGAATATGGAAGTTCGAAACACCGATGGCACGCGTCTTTCCTTCTGCATAGAGATGTTCGAGTGCCCGCCATGTCTCGACATAACGATCCTCTTTTGGCATCGGCCAATGAATCAGGTACAAATCGACGTAATCGACACCAAGCTTTTGCAGACTCGTCTCGAAAGCAGCAAGTGTCTCTTCGTAGCCGTGATCGGAATTCCAGACTTTCGTCGTCAGAAAGATCTCTTCTCGGGGAATGCCTGAATCACGCAGCGCACGACCGACACCTTCTTCGTTCTCGTAAATCATCGCCGTATCGATTGAACGATACCCGGCGCGGAGTGCTTCGCTGACCGCTTCATATACTTCTTCTTCCGGTACTTTAAAGACACCATATCCGAGTTGGGGCATGCTGATGCCGTTATTTAACGTAATCTGTTGCATCGATTCATCGACTCCTTTGTAGTGAACTGTTGTCTTTTCTAGTGTACGCTCTCCTTCTATGAAAATCGAATGATTGCCGAAGCGAGTTCTTTTGCGTATACTGAGCGATAACAAATATTAGGAGGCGATTCTGTGATTCGACAAGCTGTTTTGCAATACATACATGAGGAAAACGCGCTCGATCAACTTAAAGAAGTGATAGGTAATCGTTCAGCAGTCCTGATTCATGGACGTCAAGCCTATGAAGCAGCTGCTTTTGCTTTACCGGCATTACCACGTCTTTTATTTGAAGGGCATTGTACGGATCAACAGGTGGAAGCTTTCAAACAAGTATGTGCTCCGTACGATGTGATTCTCGCGCTCGGAGGCGGGAGTGTCATCGATACGGCAAAACAGGTCGCGTTTCAATTGAGACGCCCGATCATCATCATTCCGACGATCGTCTCGAACTGTGCTCCGTGGACTCCGCTCAGTGTCATGTATAACGAAGAGGGACAGTATATCCGATTTGATACGTTCCCCGTCGTGATTGAAGCCCTTTTACTCGATCATCGGATCATCGCAGCAAGTCCGTATGATTATTTTGTAGCCGGACTCGTCGATACGCTAGCGAAGTGGTATGAAGCACGTGCCTTAAGCGGATCGTCGGCTGAGGATCCCGTCATCGAGATGGCACTTCGGACGGCTGAACGTTGTAAGGATCTCATCTTGTCGACGAATATAACGGAAACGCGTTTTCGTGAGTATCCTGTTGAAATGCAACATCTCGTCGAAACCGTCATTCCGTTAGCCGGAAGTATCGGCGGTTTTGGTGACGCGGCGACGCGCGGTGCAATCGGACACGCGGTGCATAACGCGTTATCGCCTCATCCAGAAACGCATACGTTCTTGCACGGGAGTAAGGTCGGTTACGGACTACTCGTTCAGGAGAAGTTACTTGGACATGATGATGATTACATAGAGTTGCGTGACTATCTTCTTATACAAGAACAGCCAACGACACTCGCAGACTTCGGATTATCGCTCGATGTCGTCGAAACACTTGCTTTACGGACATCGAAAGAGGAACTGTGTCGTCTGTTGCGTCCAATCGTGTCAGCGGAACAACTCGTCGATGCTATTACACGGAACGAGACGGTTTCTGTTTCGACGACTTAACATAAAAAGACGCACATGTGCCGAATAATCATCAAACGGTCCATGTGCGTATTTTTATTGTGCTTTCGCAAAGCGAGCATAAGGAGCAGGGCGACCGAGTAGGTATCCTTGACCAAGATCGAAGCCGAGTTCGCGGCAAAGATCGAGTTCTTCTTGCCGTTCGATGCCTTCCGCTAAGATTTGAATCCCCATTTCTCGTGTCAGATGACGGGCTTTTCGTAAAAAGGCTTCGTTTTCTGAGTTCGTATCGCAGTGATCGATGAAGGAACGATCAATTTTAATATAATCCGGTTGAAGCAAGGACAACATATCGAGTGTCGAGAAACCAGCGCCGACATCGTCCAGTGCTACTTGAATGCCTTGCTTTTTATACTGTTCGAAGACGTGTTTCAAATGGTTGACGTCTTCAATTTTTTCCGTTTCGACGACTTCGAAGACGAGCCGGCTCGGATCGACTTGATAACGTTCGACGATCTCAAACGTATGGCGCAGGCAATACTCCGGATTATAGATCGTCGAAGGGAGAAAGTTGATGAACGTTTTTGTTGTGCCACCGATATGATGCGTCGCACGAATGGCTTCTTCACGCGCCCGCTGATCAAGACGGGAATGAAGTCCCATCTTCGAGGCCGTCGAAAACAAGACACCAGGCGAGATAGGCGTGTTATCATCTGCTGCTCGCAATAAGGCTTCGTTCGCGACGAGCACGTTGCGCTGGATATCATAAATCGGCTGTAAATGGCTCGTCATGATCCCATGCTGGATGAAATCAATCGCAGACCGATGCTTCAGTTGTTCTAGAAGTGCTGAAGCTAGGATGGGTGCTGTCACGTAACGCGATTGTGTGGCGCGACACGACACCGGATAATCCGCTACACGTAAGAGCGATGTCAGTAGCTGTTCGAGCTGTTCAAACGATTGATAGGAATAGATTTCTGGCGTTGGTGATTGAATATGGAGTGCTCCCGCTTCAACGAAACGGATTGATGTCGTACATTCGGCGCAAGGATGCCACATAAAGGGATGTCCACCTCTCAGTACATCAAAAAAAGATGTATTTATTAAATTGGTTAAATTCTTTACCCTAAGAGAAAAAGAAATTAAACCTGTTCTTCATAATCATTGACCTCATACAAAAAAGAGAAGGGAACGACGGACACAATTCCGTACGTTCTCTCCTCTATCGGTCACATTCTTTCATTATGAAGTGTAAACAAACCAGAAAGTGAGATGCAAGACAGCGGCCATTGGAACGAGCCATTGGAACTTCGCTTTCCGTGTCTTGTGTCGAACTGTGTACATACCGATCCAAGAACCGAGCGCACCACCGAGGAAAGCAATCGTCAATAGTGTCGCTTCGGGTGTTCGGTAAGCATGTTGCCGCGCCCGACGTTTATCCTGCCACATCGAGACAAATCCGATGAGTGTCAGGAGGAGGTAATACCCTAAGATGATCCTCATGAAAAAACGACTCCTTTTCTACCGTTCGGCACCACCACCGCCGGAACTTCCGCCACCACCGCGACTGCCACCATTTCCACCGCCACCACGCATGATCGCGGAGAAGATGTTCAAAATCGCAAAGAAGAACATACCACCGGTGAACTTCATATCGAGGAACAATAAGATCAGTAATCCAGCACCAATCAGAATCTTCGTCCAAAGCGGAAGTCCGTCGTCATGTTGTGTTTTCGGAGGATCCTGTGACTCAAGCGACTGGTCCTTTGAAATGACACTGACGACCGCTTTATATGTTTCAGACGCTGCTTTTCCATACTCACCGTTTTCCTTGTAAGGAACCGCATACTGATCGAGAATACGTCCGGCTGTGATGTCTGTCAAAATCCCTTCGAGTTTATAACCGACCTCGATCCGGAATTGGCGATCCTTTTCGTTCGGAGCGACGACGACAAGAACACCATTGTCTTTTCCTTCTTGACCGATGCCTTGGCGCCGGAACGTTTCATTGGCGTAAGAGCTTAAATCCTGTTCCTTTAAATCGGGAACCGTCTTGAGGACGACTTGTGCCGTCGTATATTGTTCGAGTTCCTGACCGAGTTGCGCGAGTTCGGCTTCTTCCGAAGGGGTGAGCAGCTGAGCATCATCCTGAATGAAGAAGGCTGCTCCCGTTCGTTCTGAAACGGCACTAGCTGTTGGAACGAAGAGGAAGAAGACGAGGAACGCGC encodes the following:
- a CDS encoding GNAT family N-acetyltransferase, with product MRYKINDQLRIRRFTPEDVEAVHAYASQPIVSQFQSWGPNTETDTKQFLHDALESELETPRRRYVFAVTFPSDVVIGAGELVITDVENKIAEIGYVLSPDEWGNGYATSIASFLLQFGFEKLELHRITATCDPRNVASERVLQKVGMTKEGQLRETVYLEDHWRDSLIYGMLDWEWQVDHEEDN
- a CDS encoding DMT family transporter, coding for MAKYWIGIIVAACFEVGWVIGLKHAATPLEWAATIVCIIVSFTVLIKASNHLPVGTVYAVFVGLGTAGTVVTDIVLFDQTASVMKLALIAVLLVGVIGLKLVSGEEKSA
- a CDS encoding DMT family transporter, whose amino-acid sequence is MSWIYLIIAGIFEMFGVVLINTFNQNKNAKNLLLMGTGFGLSFLFLTLAMNGLPMGTAYAVWTGIGAAGGAILSMVLYNESKDWKRLVCIGLVLSATIGLKLVGE
- a CDS encoding general stress protein; the protein is MKTKQYIGTFYSEEELISKMDELHIQGHREEDFYVIVKEKSNIALVRSQMDAEIATTKPSWIDRIRGNKGRDQEVDDLFGSLDLSDNEIEQRKTEVEGGGFVLLLEVQDIQFDPHLNTDNTHPDVKVRYGSGEETHTSSDANSNAQLGSGNPLDVDKDSKEEHAEIDLHRAGTDKMPQDERAIDHSKKLDGNREPDIAMRRDDDFRRPETEREEKEHDATQDGEEHRQSKHQSDDIAKQDHGNNLDR
- a CDS encoding aldo/keto reductase — encoded protein: MQQITLNNGISMPQLGYGVFKVPEEEVYEAVSEALRAGYRSIDTAMIYENEEGVGRALRDSGIPREEIFLTTKVWNSDHGYEETLAAFETSLQKLGVDYVDLYLIHWPMPKEDRYVETWRALEHLYAEGKTRAIGVSNFHIPHLERILAEGSIVPAVNQIELHPFLSQEAIRDFCRKHGIVVEAWSPLMKGRDALTHPVIVDIADRHQKTPAQVVLRWHLQHDIVAIPKSVTPSRIRENLDVFDFSLSDADMQAIDQLNANVRTGSNPDHK
- a CDS encoding iron-containing alcohol dehydrogenase — its product is MIRQAVLQYIHEENALDQLKEVIGNRSAVLIHGRQAYEAAAFALPALPRLLFEGHCTDQQVEAFKQVCAPYDVILALGGGSVIDTAKQVAFQLRRPIIIIPTIVSNCAPWTPLSVMYNEEGQYIRFDTFPVVIEALLLDHRIIAASPYDYFVAGLVDTLAKWYEARALSGSSAEDPVIEMALRTAERCKDLILSTNITETRFREYPVEMQHLVETVIPLAGSIGGFGDAATRGAIGHAVHNALSPHPETHTFLHGSKVGYGLLVQEKLLGHDDDYIELRDYLLIQEQPTTLADFGLSLDVVETLALRTSKEELCRLLRPIVSAEQLVDAITRNETVSVSTT
- a CDS encoding EAL domain-containing protein — protein: MWHPCAECTTSIRFVEAGALHIQSPTPEIYSYQSFEQLEQLLTSLLRVADYPVSCRATQSRYVTAPILASALLEQLKHRSAIDFIQHGIMTSHLQPIYDIQRNVLVANEALLRAADDNTPISPGVLFSTASKMGLHSRLDQRAREEAIRATHHIGGTTKTFINFLPSTIYNPEYCLRHTFEIVERYQVDPSRLVFEVVETEKIEDVNHLKHVFEQYKKQGIQVALDDVGAGFSTLDMLSLLQPDYIKIDRSFIDHCDTNSENEAFLRKARHLTREMGIQILAEGIERQEELDLCRELGFDLGQGYLLGRPAPYARFAKAQ
- a CDS encoding DUF1294 domain-containing protein, translated to MRIILGYYLLLTLIGFVSMWQDKRRARQHAYRTPEATLLTIAFLGGALGSWIGMYTVRHKTRKAKFQWLVPMAAVLHLTFWFVYTS
- a CDS encoding TPM domain-containing protein, whose product is MIRQWTRLLLSAFLVFFLFVPTASAVSERTGAAFFIQDDAQLLTPSEEAELAQLGQELEQYTTAQVVLKTVPDLKEQDLSSYANETFRRQGIGQEGKDNGVLVVVAPNEKDRQFRIEVGYKLEGILTDITAGRILDQYAVPYKENGEYGKAASETYKAVVSVISKDQSLESQDPPKTQHDDGLPLWTKILIGAGLLILLFLDMKFTGGMFFFAILNIFSAIMRGGGGNGGSRGGGGSSGGGGAER